A stretch of the Clavibacter sp. B3I6 genome encodes the following:
- a CDS encoding exodeoxyribonuclease VII small subunit: protein MPTSPADTGARLPDVSALSYEEARDALVRVVNDLEQGASTLEESIALWERGEALAARCEEWLLGAKARLDAARTTASDAR, encoded by the coding sequence ATGCCCACCAGCCCCGCCGACACCGGTGCCCGCCTGCCCGACGTCTCCGCGCTCAGCTACGAGGAGGCGCGCGACGCGCTCGTCCGCGTCGTGAACGACCTCGAGCAGGGCGCCTCCACGCTCGAGGAGTCGATCGCCCTGTGGGAGCGCGGCGAGGCCCTCGCGGCCCGCTGCGAGGAGTGGCTGCTCGGCGCCAAGGCGCGGCTCGACGCCGCGCGCACCACCGCGTCCGACGCCCGCTGA
- a CDS encoding carbonic anhydrase, with amino-acid sequence MTDQDEAVQAPAEVWAEMMEGNARFVAGAPRHPRQDVERRAALAHVQRPTAALFGCSDSRLAAEIIFDKGLGDLFVVRNAGQIISDSVLGSLEYAVAVLGVPLIVVLGHDECGAVRAAIESAAPDAEALPPHIARLIAPIEPAVRRVAGDPVVPSEVDAGEVGREHLRDTVTHLLEASEMISDLVAAGSLAIVGANYKLLEGTAVPDVIVGDIPR; translated from the coding sequence ATGACCGATCAGGACGAGGCCGTGCAGGCGCCCGCCGAGGTCTGGGCCGAGATGATGGAGGGCAACGCCCGCTTCGTCGCCGGCGCGCCCCGGCACCCGCGGCAGGACGTCGAGCGCCGCGCCGCCCTCGCGCACGTCCAGCGCCCGACCGCCGCGCTGTTCGGCTGCAGCGACTCGCGACTCGCGGCCGAGATCATCTTCGACAAGGGGCTCGGCGACCTCTTCGTGGTGCGGAACGCCGGCCAGATCATCTCCGACTCCGTGCTCGGCAGCCTCGAGTACGCCGTCGCCGTGCTGGGCGTCCCGCTCATCGTCGTGCTCGGCCACGACGAGTGCGGTGCCGTGCGCGCCGCCATCGAGAGCGCGGCCCCCGACGCGGAGGCTCTGCCGCCGCACATCGCGCGCCTCATCGCGCCCATCGAGCCGGCCGTCCGCCGCGTCGCGGGCGACCCCGTCGTGCCGTCCGAGGTCGACGCGGGCGAGGTCGGCCGCGAGCACCTGCGCGACACCGTGACGCATCTCCTGGAGGCGTCCGAGATGATCTCCGACCTCGTGGCGGCCGGTAGCCTGGCCATCGTCGGCGCCAACTACAAGCTCCTCGAGGGCACCGCGGTGCCCGACGTCATCGTGGGCGACATCCCTCGCTAG
- a CDS encoding DUF4245 domain-containing protein — protein sequence MAKPRTPNVVAELGRPETPEETAARKAADSRRHRAKQTFRNLLYSLIVTVATVAVIVAIVPRSNTTILPDVDYAAAAAEAQGGFPETLVVPELPTAWKSNDAEIRPAGRDGVAVWYIGLITPSNRYVGISQGIDANPTWLDETLQSAPEVSSEEIGGLEWTLYDNSGADDPGNVVLAASAVDGDSTYAVYGTADANELRTAIDAVAAARGPATGTAPTSAPSTTDGTTSTTAPGEGIEG from the coding sequence GTGGCGAAGCCCCGCACCCCGAACGTCGTCGCCGAGCTCGGCCGGCCCGAGACGCCCGAGGAAACCGCCGCCCGCAAGGCCGCCGACTCCCGCCGGCACCGCGCCAAGCAGACCTTCCGGAACCTGCTGTACTCGCTGATCGTGACGGTCGCGACCGTCGCCGTCATCGTCGCCATCGTGCCGCGCTCGAACACCACGATCCTCCCCGACGTCGACTACGCCGCCGCCGCGGCCGAGGCGCAGGGCGGCTTCCCGGAGACGCTCGTCGTGCCGGAGCTGCCGACCGCGTGGAAGAGCAACGACGCGGAGATCCGCCCGGCCGGCCGCGACGGCGTGGCCGTCTGGTACATCGGCCTCATCACGCCGAGCAACCGCTACGTCGGGATCTCGCAGGGCATCGACGCGAACCCCACCTGGCTCGACGAGACGCTGCAGTCCGCCCCCGAGGTGAGCTCCGAGGAGATCGGCGGCCTCGAGTGGACCCTGTACGACAACAGCGGCGCCGACGACCCGGGCAACGTCGTGCTCGCGGCGAGCGCCGTCGACGGCGACAGCACCTACGCGGTCTACGGCACGGCCGACGCGAACGAGCTGCGCACCGCGATCGACGCCGTCGCCGCCGCGCGCGGCCCGGCGACGGGCACCGCGCCGACGTCCGCCCCCTCGACCACCGACGGCACGACCAGCACCACCGCACCCGGAGAGGGGATCGAGGGATGA
- a CDS encoding aspartate ammonia-lyase, with the protein MVDTSPGSETNGADAFRIEHDTMGEVRVPRTALYAAQTQRAVENFPISGRGLEPAQIQALARIKRAAAIVNGEMGIIDADVSRAIVAAADEVAGGSHHEHFPVDVYQTGSGTSSNMNMNEVLAALATASLGKPVHPNDHVNASQSSNDVFPTSVHVAVTGALLAELIPALEHLAEALETKAEAWKGLVKAGRTHLMDATPVTFGQEFAGYARQVRLGIERVRTALPRVAEVPLGGTATGTGINTPLGFPQKVIRVLAEDTGLPVTEALDHFEAQGARDGLVDASGALRTLAVSLTKICNDIRWMGSGPNTGLGELHIPDLQPGSSIMPGKVNPVIPEAVLMVCARVIGNDATVAWAGASGLFELNVAIPVMGSSLLESIRILASSTRLLADKTVDGLRVNEEHARALAESSPSIVTPLNRIIGYEAAAKIAKHSVAQKMTVREAVVDLGYVERGEITEEQLDQGLDVLRMTAPGL; encoded by the coding sequence GTGGTCGACACTTCCCCCGGATCCGAGACGAATGGCGCGGACGCGTTCCGCATCGAGCACGACACGATGGGCGAGGTGCGGGTCCCCCGGACCGCGCTGTACGCCGCCCAGACGCAGCGTGCCGTCGAGAACTTCCCCATCTCCGGGCGCGGCCTCGAGCCCGCGCAGATCCAGGCGCTCGCGCGCATCAAGCGCGCCGCCGCGATCGTGAACGGCGAGATGGGCATCATCGACGCCGACGTCTCCCGGGCGATCGTCGCCGCGGCGGACGAGGTGGCGGGCGGATCCCACCACGAGCACTTCCCCGTCGACGTGTACCAGACGGGCTCCGGCACGAGCTCGAACATGAACATGAACGAGGTCCTCGCGGCCCTCGCCACGGCGTCGCTCGGGAAGCCCGTGCACCCGAACGACCACGTCAACGCGTCGCAGTCCTCCAACGACGTCTTCCCGACCTCGGTGCACGTCGCCGTCACCGGCGCGCTCCTCGCCGAGCTGATCCCCGCCCTCGAGCACCTCGCCGAGGCGCTGGAGACGAAGGCCGAGGCGTGGAAGGGGCTCGTCAAGGCGGGCCGCACGCACCTCATGGACGCGACCCCGGTCACGTTCGGCCAGGAGTTCGCGGGCTACGCGCGCCAGGTGCGCCTCGGCATCGAGCGCGTGCGCACGGCGCTCCCCCGCGTCGCGGAGGTCCCCCTCGGCGGCACCGCCACCGGCACGGGCATCAACACGCCCCTCGGGTTCCCGCAGAAGGTCATCCGGGTGCTCGCGGAGGACACGGGCCTGCCCGTCACCGAGGCGCTCGACCACTTCGAGGCGCAGGGCGCGCGCGACGGCCTCGTCGACGCGTCGGGCGCCCTGCGCACCCTCGCGGTGAGCCTCACCAAGATCTGCAACGACATCCGCTGGATGGGCTCGGGCCCGAACACGGGCCTCGGCGAGCTGCACATCCCCGACCTCCAGCCCGGGTCATCGATCATGCCCGGCAAGGTCAACCCGGTCATCCCCGAGGCCGTGCTCATGGTGTGCGCGCGCGTCATCGGCAACGACGCCACCGTCGCGTGGGCGGGCGCCTCGGGCCTGTTCGAGCTCAACGTCGCGATCCCCGTTATGGGCTCGTCGCTGCTCGAGTCGATCCGCATCCTCGCGTCCTCCACGCGCCTGCTCGCCGACAAGACGGTCGACGGCCTGCGCGTCAACGAGGAGCACGCCCGTGCGCTCGCGGAGTCGTCCCCGTCCATCGTCACGCCGCTGAACCGCATCATCGGCTACGAGGCCGCGGCGAAGATCGCGAAGCACTCGGTCGCGCAGAAGATGACGGTGCGCGAGGCCGTCGTCGACCTCGGCTACGTCGAGCGCGGCGAGATCACCGAGGAGCAGCTCGACCAGGGCCTCGACGTGCTGCGGATGACGGCGCCCGGCCTCTAG